In Oikeobacillus pervagus, a genomic segment contains:
- a CDS encoding putative iron-sulfur cluster-binding metallochaperone, with product MEDCCSNVKEIKIESNGNCPSCKNKAKSVKLITLKSLLKPSALETLNSKENHYFCSNEDCEVVYFDTNNKKYIISDIKVAVHQKDASATTPICYCFDWTKGKIKQYVENRLTPNPVEHIRENIKENRCGCEVNNPQGSCCLGNVTTYIRKMS from the coding sequence ATGGAAGATTGTTGTAGTAACGTTAAAGAAATAAAAATTGAAAGTAATGGTAATTGTCCATCGTGTAAAAATAAAGCTAAAAGTGTAAAGTTGATTACACTAAAATCATTACTTAAACCATCTGCATTAGAAACATTAAACTCTAAAGAAAATCACTATTTTTGTTCAAACGAAGATTGTGAAGTAGTCTATTTTGATACGAATAATAAAAAGTACATTATATCTGACATAAAGGTAGCTGTACATCAAAAAGATGCTTCAGCAACTACCCCAATTTGTTATTGTTTTGATTGGACAAAGGGAAAAATTAAACAATATGTGGAAAATAGACTTACTCCTAATCCTGTAGAGCATATTCGGGAAAATATAAAAGAAAACCGATGTGGTTGTGAAGTAAACAATCCACAAGGTAGTTGCTGTTTAGGCAATGTCACAACTTATATTAGAAAAATGTCATAA